In Papaver somniferum cultivar HN1 chromosome 1, ASM357369v1, whole genome shotgun sequence, a genomic segment contains:
- the LOC113290234 gene encoding putative ER lumen protein-retaining receptor C28H8.4, translating to MRAQKKPIQAVATWVRRQPPKVKAFLAVVSGMTALVFLRFIVNDHDNLFVAAEAVHAIGVSVLIYKLMKEKTCAGLSLKSQELTAIFLAVRLYCSFVMEYDIHTLLDTATLGTTLWVIYMIRFKLRSSYMEDKDNFAIYYVLVPCAVLALAIHPSTSHNILNRIFWALCVYLEAVSVLPQLRVMQNTKIVEPFTAHYVFALGVARFLSCAHWVLQVLDTRGRLLTALGYGLWPSMVLLSEIVQTFILADFCYYYVKSIFGGQLVLRLPSGVV from the exons ATGAGGGCTCAGAAGAAGCCAATCCAAGCTGTAGCAACGTGGGTAAGGAGACAACCACCAAAGGTGAAGGCGTTTTTAGCCGTGGTATCAGGAATGACTGCTCttgttttcttgagatttatcgtAAACGATCACGATAATCTCTTTGTTGCAGCTGAGGCTGTTCATGCTATTGGTGTCTCGGTTCTTATTTATAAACTCATGAAGGAGAAAACATGTGCTG GACTTTCACTCAAATCTCAGGAACTCACAGCAATATTTCTAGCTGTTAGACTATATTGCAGTTTTGTTATGGAGTACGATATACACACGCTTCTAGATACAGCCACATTGGGGACAACCCTGTGGGTTATTTATATGATCCGATTTAAACTAAGATCTAGTTATATGGAGGATAAAGACAACTTTGCGATCTATTATGTG TTGGTGCCATGTGCCGTATTAGCTCTAGCCATTCACCCATCAACGTCACATAATATTTTGAACAGGATCTTCTGGGCTCTATGTGTATACCTAGAAGCAGTTTCAGTGCTTCCCCAGTTAAGGGTGATGCAGAACACAAAG ATTGTTGAACCATTTACAGCTCATTACGTATTTGCCTTGGGCGTTGCAAGGTTCTTGAGCTGTGCCCATTGGGTCCTCCAG GTCCTAGATACTCGTGGACGCTTACTAACAGCTTTGGGTTATGGGCTGTGGCCTTCTATGGTTCTTTTGTCAGAGATAGTCCAAACCTTCATCCTGGCAGACTTCTGTTAttattatgtgaagag CATTTTTGGCGGACAACTTGTTCTACGTCTCCCCTCCGGAGTAGTATGA